GAAACGCCGCCCGTGACAACAAGAAGACCAGAATCATCCCCCGCCACTTGCAGTTGGCTGTCCGTAATGACGAAGAATTGAACAAACTTCTTGGAGGTGTCACCATTGCCCAGGGTGGTGTATTGCCAAACATCCAGGCAGTACTCTTGCCCAAGAAATCTCAGGCTAAATCCAAGTAAATTGTTTGTCTTTTACAGTCAGACACAAAcaaaacggcccttttcagggccaacACATCCTCCCAAAAGAGAACTACTATATCCATaaagtttatgtatgtatgtatgtatgctttgtttgtaaattgtatactACCGTAGTATGCCTGTGTGtctgatgtgtatgtatgtatgtacagggccgtagcctgaccaaattgccaaggggaacagaactttgtcttgatgcaatcatgcatttaaaatttagaaaaacgctaatttacataaatttgcatgtgatttcattaatatctattttagcattaaatatcatatgtaaggtcagaaaaaataaaaaatgctggtctcaaataagtaacacaacaatataatcattttctttacccaactcccaaaactgttatggcctcgtttatgtcggaacccaaggtgaactcagtgaattctccttgccattatcattataatggaaattgaagtttggattttgatgtcgaaggtacagctctgtttacaaattcaggaccattctttccatagcaaaatgaactgcggaataacgctagtgtcagtgtgccatgagataattatatcaaacaacattttaaccaaagacaacgtcgaacacaattattgaaagaaatatcttcaaatagtggatcttaaactgcgtacctagatTAATAGTTTTtcatggccaccaaatattccaaaaagagatctgccgttttatcagtatgaaatgttgtaatataaggaacaagatgtaaatgagatcgagcgcatcttcggagtcactgcatgcagcatagcaggcgacctcacattgaacgactttttccgtcttttttgagtttcactcgctgacattataattgcgacttgctatcttcaaatgaaggagactttcaagactactgttaatCGCGGAAAATGCCCAGTGTATGTGCGCACTTCTTATGTattttcccgcacaaagaattttgaatttgctgcaaaaagttacaatttttaactggacacatttttattcaaagttaagccagcgtacaataggcgatataagatacatattagccaggagtcagggtacagtcactttagtgaatgctaggaatcgtcacgtaaataacgattttaataacatcgctatgtattcaaaaagtagctttttttctttcttttttccaaaacctcaggggggcagctgccccccccccccgcaggctacggtactgatgTATGTTGAGCGGTCGCCGGCGGCGCTGCACATAGAAGTTCTTCTAACCTGTTGTGTGCCACTCACGTTGTGGTTTACGCGGCCTCTCAAAGTGAAAGGCGcatttattgattatttgtccttgtATTTCAGCCTTTGTGACCTCAAATAAAATAGGGACGAACATATGTGAACAATTTCAGACCATAACATCCTTGTACACCAGTTCCTATACTTATGTGAATTCAGAGCCCTCCCCCGGCACTTATTTCCCCAGATATGTtttagaatacaataaaatatcgataatattgagatACTTCGCAAATAATATATGacaggggtaaaataacacgggtTATATTGAGTTTCGCGGCGTATGGACTTACTTATTTTACCACTTTCATATTATTTTCCAAGTATCTCAATAAaatcgatattttattgtactctTCCAAGATATATGCTTTGACATATAGGGGAATATTGATGCAGGCACCTTGGATTTGACCGTAACACTGTGGATGAATGCATATCAAGGGATGGCATGCAATCATGCCGGTGTACGGCCCAAGGTCTTGGCTATCTTGCTTGACAATGTCGTTCACCAGATAATGGGCCAGTGTGTCGAGTCATTATAAGCCAAGTCTAGCAATCGTATGGATCAACTTTAATTCCAAATGACCACTTTCATCAACCCGTCCCATTTCAACCCGTCCCAATTTCAGTGCACTGGATTTCTGGTCTgattgtttgttatatttttcattatcTGTTAACAATGAAGGTCTGATTTTCCGACCAAAACAAGGGAGGGATAAAACAAACTGAAAAGTCAGTATATCGTATGCACAGtgtttttatgtaattttgaaagagtgggaagAGTTGAAATTGTGACGGTGTGAATCGCAACCATATAAATCATAGTGCAGAACCTTGGAATTGGTGAAGAAATGATCGACATGTTTGAAAAGGAAAAATGGCGGGAAAAGAGTATGGAAATGTAGATATCTGTGAATGAGAAAAAAAGCTttcatcatagaccctccatgcatcgatatttaaacaataaactATCCTAGTTATTGTCTTTGCGACGAAAAGGCGCCGTAAAACAATAAACTCCGCAACGTATCTCCCCCTATACCTCCATATTGTACCGAAGTATCGCCCACAGCTGTGGGTGACACTTCCTTTTttgtaccatagaccctacagtgttgtcatttagtatacagtatttCCTgcagtaaatgagtacaaaataaGCTTGAACCTTCAATTACGTTCGCATCTCACACTTTGCAGTTTTTCATTGTAAATTTTACCCGGCGTTGGAATTGGTCCTGAAAACGACCGATGTATTTCGAAAGAAAGGAGCACTAAGGGAATGGGATATGATAGACTTGTGTGCATGGGAAAACAGCTGACGATGAGTACACTTTCATGCATCGATATGATATGTAGGGTCATGATTATAGACATGAAGGATCCCAGTTATTGTCTTGGCAATGAAAGGGTTTACAAGAAACACAGTGTGCCACTATAAGCTCAAGCACTCATATTTTGTGAGGTATAATGTTGAGGAGAAAATCGTTCTAGGAGTCATGATCATATATTCAGTCAGATAACACAAGTCTCGAGCAGGTTgaggtagttctctttttggaggatgtggtggtcctgaaaaggaccgtttggtttgtgtatgctGGGCATACGATTTACTTGGAGCTGGTGTATTTGGTGACGGCTTTGGTACCCTCACTGACGGCGTGCTTGGCAAGCTCACCGGGCAGCAAGAGACGTACAGCAGTCTGGACTTCTCTGCTGGTAATGGTGGATCTCTTGTTGTAGAGGGCAAGACGGGAAGCTTCAGCGGCAATACGCTCGAAGATATCGTTGACGAAGCTGTTCATGATAGACATGGCCTTGGATGAGATACCAGTGTCTGGGTGAACTTGCTTCATGACTTTGTAGATGTAGATACCATAGCTTTCCTTCCTTTTCCTCTTTCTCTTCTTGTCGCCACCACGGGCGGCTTTAGCCTTACCGGCTTTCTTGGCTGCTTTACCACTTACTTTAGGAGGCATATTGAACGTCTAAATAAGTTGTTCGATATGAAGAATACTGGCAAATGACGCTATATTTATAGCTTAAGAAATGCAAATGAGGGATCCTAGCACATGGCGGGAAGTTTGTCATATTGATTGTCAGTTTGACATGAATAAACAGTAACGATTTTTGTACCTGCATGTAGAAGCACGAACCTTTCTGTCATTGGTCGGTATGGTGAGTTTTAGCACGTTATTCACCTTGATTGGCTGAAGGTGACGACATTCGGGATCTTTGTCAAGGCTATAAATAAGGACATCTTAGCGGCGAATGTCATTTGGTTGAATCACATATCAAGCATCAAACGAAAATGTCTGGACGTGGTAAAGGAGGCAAAGCAAAGGGTAAGGCAAAGAGCCGTTCCAGCCGTGCTGGTCTGCAGTTCCCAGTTGGTCGTGTGCACCGTTTCCTTCGCAAGGGCAACTATGCCAAGCGTGTTGGTGCTGGTGCCCCAGTCTACTTGGCTGCCGTTCTCGAATACTTGGCAGCTGAAATCCTTGAGTTGGCAGGAAACGCCGCCCGTGACAACAAGAAGACCAGAATCATCCCCCGCCACTTGCAGTTGGCTGTCCGTAATGACGAAGAATTGAACAAACTTCTGGGAGGTGTCACCATTGCCCAGGGTGGTGTATTGCCAAACATCCAGGCAGTACTCTTGCCCAAGAAATCTCAGGCTAAATCCAAGTAAATCGTTTGTCTTTAACAGTCAGACACAAAcaaaacggcccttttcagggccaacACATCCTCCCAAAAGAGAACTACTATATCCATaaagtttatgtatgtatgtatgtatgtatgtatgtatgtatgtatgttttgtttgtaaattgtatactACCGTAGTATGCCTGTGTGActgatgtgtatgtatgtatgtatgttgtgcgGTCGCCGGCGGCGCTGCACATAGAAGTTCTTCTAACCTGCTGTGTGCCGCTCACGTTGTGGTTTACGCGGCATCTCAAAGTGAAAGGCGCaattattgattatttgtgCTGGAATTTCACCCTTTGTGACCTCAAATGAAATAGAGACGAACATATGTGAACAATTTCAGACCATAACGTCCTTGTACACCCAGCACATTTGGGTTTCTGTACGGTTCACTAGTACATACCTGAGTGGATCAATTGTGTACATGGCTGTTTGAAATCAGTATAAATTTAAATGATCTACGATGCATACAACCAAACAACACTTTTCAAGGCCACCACATTACTGAAGGGAAAAAAACAGAGAACCACTCATTATAAAGTCAATGTATGGAGGTGGAACAATGTGTACAAATTAATACACGTATTTCCTTAGGTATCAAAGATATTTAATAATTGCGACATTCAATAGTATAACATATAACAGTACTGATTGCTAATGATGTTGCAGGG
This region of Glandiceps talaboti chromosome 4, keGlaTala1.1, whole genome shotgun sequence genomic DNA includes:
- the LOC144433884 gene encoding histone H2A-like, whose protein sequence is MSGRGKGGKAKGKAKSRSSRAGLQFPVGRVHRFLRKGNYAKRVGAGAPVYLAAVLEYLAAEILELAGNAARDNKKTRIIPRHLQLAVRNDEELNKLLGGVTIAQGGVLPNIQAVLLPKKSQAKSK